From a region of the Marinomonas mediterranea MMB-1 genome:
- a CDS encoding type VI secretion system baseplate subunit TssG, whose protein sequence is MSVTKRLLERPHTFNFAQATRILTSLSESKGMELSLQSDPMPHGAPTDIMSIQQNGKELRVKLGLEALSGCKGVIPDYLYAELLNSLHQDDEALQRFLDVFNQRYYELVAYVESTASVLLREEREVAIGRALNRLTQQSALTHLFALPRQKQEGSDPSLIRYGLAMANKSRSLSGLKRLLCDYFSLDITPRAIASRLYRISPAFQTRIGTRLGQNHKLGHGVLLGNKGAQAYKTLEVCITPRSKKEYLGLLNNRHFSNALQTLALSYLRESVTTKIYLYVKREYIDAPVLSSGALSSGHHAFRLGETNCLAPERRATEYRKILLQSEKG, encoded by the coding sequence ATGTCTGTGACAAAGAGGCTTTTAGAGCGTCCACATACGTTTAACTTTGCTCAAGCGACGCGGATATTAACGTCTCTTAGTGAGAGTAAGGGGATGGAACTCAGCCTGCAATCTGATCCGATGCCACATGGCGCACCGACTGACATCATGTCAATTCAGCAAAACGGTAAAGAGCTTCGTGTGAAGTTAGGGCTTGAAGCATTATCTGGCTGCAAAGGTGTTATTCCTGATTACCTATATGCGGAATTACTGAATAGCCTGCATCAAGATGATGAGGCGCTACAACGCTTTTTAGATGTGTTCAATCAGCGTTATTACGAGCTAGTCGCGTATGTAGAGAGCACTGCGAGTGTTTTGCTTAGAGAAGAGCGCGAGGTGGCAATAGGGCGAGCTCTAAACAGATTAACTCAACAAAGCGCATTGACACATTTGTTTGCCTTACCGCGTCAAAAACAAGAAGGCAGTGATCCAAGTTTGATTCGATATGGTTTGGCCATGGCGAATAAGAGTCGCAGTTTATCTGGCTTAAAGCGTTTGCTATGCGACTATTTTTCGCTCGATATCACCCCACGAGCGATTGCATCAAGGTTGTATCGAATTAGTCCCGCTTTTCAAACGAGAATCGGAACCCGCTTAGGGCAAAATCATAAACTTGGGCATGGCGTGCTATTGGGGAACAAAGGGGCGCAAGCCTACAAAACATTGGAGGTGTGCATAACGCCTCGTTCCAAAAAAGAATATTTAGGTCTTTTAAATAATCGCCACTTTTCCAATGCTTTACAGACATTAGCGCTTTCCTACTTGAGAGAGAGTGTCACAACCAAAATCTATCTATATGTAAAACGAGAATACATCGATGCGCCTGTCTTATCGTCTGGCGCTTTGTCGTCAGGCCATCATGCGTTTCGTTTGGGAGAGACCAACTGTCTCGCACCAGAGCGTCGTGCCACTGAATATCGCAAAATACTATTACAATCGGAGAAAGGCTAA
- the tssH gene encoding type VI secretion system ATPase TssH, translated as MSQVKLGNLVGKLEPELKNALEEAAGSAMKQTVPAIEVEHWFIQLIVNKEVNLNSFFQRQKIDLNGLLTELTARVERLVKGATGQPTISATVSEAMEEAWLIASVNYGHGQITSLHLLQALVQSDSFGMKKLSLESLQNVSTEALSAHIAQLKVAGVSSSSSASPSAAEGATAAPVAGGALDKYTVNLTQQARDGKIDPISGRNSEVRLAIDILCRKRQNNPILVGEPGVGKTAVVEGLALRIVEGEVPPVIQGVEIHSLDLGLLQAGASIKGEFENRLKDVINEVKSSETPIIVFIDEAHTLIGAGGAAGQNDAANLLKPALARGEFRSIAATTWAEYKKYFEKDPALTRRFQVVKVEEPDAEDALQMLRGVAASLRKHHGVFIREDALEAAVHLSIRYLPARQLPDKAISLLDTSCARIALTQGAKPEKVEQLEQQIRYLNSELSAFEVEDAVLTDQAEDRDALRDSIAEKEAELELLMARWEQEKSLVDEITVLSEDIEANLKEGADATKQAALQTKMDDLSKLQGDDPLVFALVDSQVIASVIESWTGIPAGNMVKGEVAELLSLEDALHKRVIGQQAGISELAKSIRISRAGLTDSRKPVGVFLMCGPSGVGKTETAMALADEVFGGGDNLTVINMTEFKEEHKISMLLGSPAGYVGFGEGGVLTEAIRRNPYSVLLLDEMEKAHPGVHDLFYQIFDKGHIKDSEGRTIDFKNTIIVMTSNAADQAICDICNAAEDRPVNEELVEEIRPALQQYFKPAFLGRATIVPYYPLNAEELGKITEISLNRIAKKLNEKYKAEFSWDDSFIEFVVSRNTDPTTGGRAIEQIINRSLMPRLAEQCIQRLSEGLPIERVSVTIEPMTADLSLHIE; from the coding sequence ATGTCACAGGTAAAGTTAGGCAATCTTGTCGGAAAATTAGAGCCTGAGCTAAAGAATGCGCTTGAAGAAGCCGCTGGGTCAGCAATGAAGCAAACAGTACCTGCTATTGAGGTTGAGCACTGGTTTATTCAGCTCATCGTCAATAAAGAGGTAAATCTAAATTCTTTTTTCCAACGTCAAAAAATTGATTTAAACGGATTGCTGACGGAGCTGACTGCCCGAGTTGAGCGTCTTGTAAAAGGGGCAACCGGACAGCCGACTATCAGTGCAACAGTCAGTGAAGCGATGGAGGAAGCATGGTTAATTGCATCCGTTAATTATGGTCATGGTCAAATTACAAGCTTGCATCTGTTGCAGGCACTTGTTCAGTCAGACAGCTTTGGTATGAAGAAACTGTCTTTGGAGTCGCTTCAGAATGTTTCAACGGAAGCCTTGTCCGCACACATTGCCCAACTTAAAGTCGCAGGCGTTTCCAGTTCTTCATCAGCGTCGCCTAGTGCAGCAGAAGGCGCAACAGCCGCCCCTGTTGCGGGTGGTGCGTTGGACAAATACACTGTCAACCTGACTCAACAAGCGCGCGATGGAAAAATTGACCCAATCTCAGGTCGAAACAGTGAAGTTCGCTTAGCGATTGATATTCTGTGCCGTAAGAGACAAAACAATCCAATATTGGTGGGCGAGCCTGGAGTTGGTAAAACGGCCGTCGTTGAAGGCTTGGCGCTTCGAATTGTCGAAGGTGAAGTGCCTCCTGTTATTCAAGGTGTCGAAATCCATTCACTTGACCTCGGTCTTCTCCAAGCAGGCGCAAGCATTAAAGGGGAGTTTGAGAACCGTCTTAAAGACGTTATCAATGAAGTGAAGAGCTCAGAAACACCAATCATCGTCTTTATAGACGAGGCGCATACCTTGATTGGTGCTGGTGGCGCAGCGGGACAAAATGACGCCGCAAACTTATTGAAACCCGCGTTAGCGCGTGGAGAATTCCGCTCGATTGCAGCAACAACATGGGCTGAATACAAAAAGTATTTCGAGAAAGACCCTGCATTAACTCGTCGTTTTCAGGTAGTTAAAGTTGAAGAGCCTGACGCTGAAGATGCATTGCAAATGTTACGTGGTGTAGCGGCGTCATTACGAAAACACCACGGTGTCTTTATACGTGAAGATGCGCTCGAAGCAGCGGTACACTTATCCATTCGTTATCTTCCTGCTCGTCAATTGCCAGATAAAGCGATTAGCCTTTTGGATACCTCATGTGCCCGTATTGCGTTAACTCAAGGCGCGAAACCTGAAAAAGTAGAGCAGCTTGAACAACAAATTCGCTACTTAAACAGCGAGCTGTCGGCATTTGAAGTGGAAGATGCCGTTCTCACTGATCAGGCAGAGGATCGCGACGCTTTGCGTGACAGCATTGCTGAAAAAGAGGCTGAGCTTGAGTTATTGATGGCACGTTGGGAGCAAGAAAAGTCGCTTGTTGATGAGATCACCGTTTTAAGTGAGGACATTGAGGCTAATCTTAAAGAAGGTGCGGACGCGACTAAACAGGCAGCACTTCAAACGAAAATGGATGATTTGTCTAAGTTGCAAGGCGATGATCCCCTCGTGTTTGCACTGGTTGATAGCCAAGTCATTGCATCAGTCATTGAGAGTTGGACGGGAATTCCTGCTGGCAACATGGTGAAAGGTGAAGTTGCTGAGCTTTTATCTCTTGAAGATGCATTACATAAGCGCGTTATCGGACAACAAGCGGGGATTAGTGAGCTTGCTAAGAGCATTCGTATTTCTCGTGCCGGCTTAACGGATAGCCGAAAACCGGTTGGTGTTTTCTTGATGTGCGGTCCAAGTGGTGTGGGTAAAACCGAAACTGCCATGGCACTTGCCGATGAAGTGTTTGGCGGTGGGGATAACTTGACGGTTATCAACATGACTGAGTTTAAAGAAGAGCATAAAATCTCTATGTTATTGGGCTCGCCTGCTGGGTATGTCGGGTTCGGTGAAGGTGGTGTATTAACCGAAGCCATTCGCCGTAATCCATACTCCGTTTTATTATTGGATGAAATGGAAAAAGCGCATCCAGGCGTACATGATTTGTTTTATCAGATTTTCGACAAAGGCCACATAAAAGACAGTGAAGGCCGTACGATCGACTTTAAGAATACGATTATTGTGATGACGTCAAATGCGGCTGATCAAGCTATCTGCGATATCTGTAATGCGGCTGAAGATCGCCCTGTTAATGAAGAGCTTGTCGAAGAGATTCGCCCTGCACTTCAGCAATACTTCAAGCCTGCCTTTCTTGGGCGCGCGACCATCGTGCCTTACTACCCATTAAATGCAGAAGAGCTTGGTAAGATCACTGAAATCAGTTTGAATCGAATTGCCAAAAAATTAAATGAAAAATACAAAGCGGAATTTAGCTGGGACGACTCTTTTATCGAGTTTGTTGTCTCGCGCAATACGGATCCGACTACTGGTGGACGCGCTATTGAGCAAATTATCAATCGTTCACTTATGCCGCGATTGGCAGAGCAATGTATTCAACGATTAAGTGAAGGATTACCCATTGAACGAGTGTCAGTGACCATTGAGCCAATGACAGCCGATTTGTCGCTTCATATAGAATAA